The DNA window CGTCTTGAATCCCCTGCTGATGAGCCAGATGGCCAAGGTCAGCTCCCAGGCGAACACCGGGATCGCGGTGAGCGCCCCCGCCCCGGAGACCTGCTGGTAGAGGCCGAACAGCTCGGCGATCGCGGAAGCGAAGATCAGCGGGCCGCCGACCAGCCCCAGCACAGCGATAAAGCGCGGCACGAGTTGCGAGCGGTACATCAGGTACGCCGCCACAGTCGTGTTGGCTCCGCAGACGAAGTTGGGCCCGAGCAGGAACGTCCAGTCGTGGACTGCGACCAGCGCTCCGCCCATGGCGAGGAGTGAGCCCTGATCCGCCCCCTGCGGAGGATGCTGGCGCAGCGTCACGACCGCGAGAAGGCTGACGATGCCGACGGTGATGACGGCGGCTTCCAGGGTGCGAAGGCCGACGTAACCGACGGCGAGGCCTTCACTGTGCCGCCGCGCGACGGGGAACAGCGTGAACGCGGTGCCGATGATCGCGATGGCGAGGACCACCTCGAATAGGGCGCCCAGGAGCACCCTGGTGTCCGCTCCGCGGCCGGCGATGTAGTCGGCGTTGTGCAGCACCGGGCTGTACAGGATGAGTCCGCCGATCGAGGTGACGTGGGTGATGAGGTAGCACACGCCCGCGACTGTCGCGAGCTTTCTCGGTGAGGCCACCAGGACTCCTTGGTTGATGGGTCGAGCCGCTCAGGTGTACGCCGTACGCCTTTGGTCGTGACGGTATTGTGTACTGCGTACACCCGTCAAGAACGGATCGGCCACGACCGATCGAAGGGAGGCGGTCAGCAGGTGACCCGACAGTCAGGACCGGCGCGCCGGACGCCCCTCAACCGGGACCGCGTGCTGCGTGCGGCCGTCGCGCTCGCCGACCGCTCCGGCAACGAGGGGTTCAGCATGCGCAGCCTGGCGCACGAGCTGAGCGTCGTGCCGATGGCGCTCTACAAGCACGTGGCCAACAAGGAGCAGCTCCTCGACGGCATGGTGGACGTCATCGTCGGCGAGATCGGACCTCCGGTTGGCGACGCGGACTGGAAGAGCGCGATCCGCCACCGCATCCTCTCGGCACGACGAGTGCTCCTGCGCCACCCCTGGGCCTCGCGCGTCATCGAGTCCCGGACCAGCCCCACCCCCGGTGTACTCGACTACCTGAACTCGATCATCGGCGTGTTCCGGGCCGGCGGCCTGTCCGCCGACCTCACCCACCATGCGATGCACGCCCTGGGCGGCCGCGTATGGGGGTTCACCCAGGAACTGTTCCCCGCCCCGCCGGTACCGGCTCCGGCCGACGCCCACCCGCAGGCGCCAGCGGCCATGCTCGGTGAGATGGCAACCCGGTACCCCCATATCGTCGAGATCGTGTTGGCTCGGCAACACGACAGCGGATCGGTCGTGGGCCAGGGCTGTGACGACCAGTTCGAGTTCGAGTTCGCCCTGGACCTCCTGCTGGACGGCTTCG is part of the Peterkaempfera bronchialis genome and encodes:
- a CDS encoding DUF4386 domain-containing protein, which encodes MASPRKLATVAGVCYLITHVTSIGGLILYSPVLHNADYIAGRGADTRVLLGALFEVVLAIAIIGTAFTLFPVARRHSEGLAVGYVGLRTLEAAVITVGIVSLLAVVTLRQHPPQGADQGSLLAMGGALVAVHDWTFLLGPNFVCGANTTVAAYLMYRSQLVPRFIAVLGLVGGPLIFASAIAELFGLYQQVSGAGALTAIPVFAWELTLAIWLISRGFKTSAGAIDVTATAASLAGSERR
- a CDS encoding TetR/AcrR family transcriptional regulator — translated: MTRQSGPARRTPLNRDRVLRAAVALADRSGNEGFSMRSLAHELSVVPMALYKHVANKEQLLDGMVDVIVGEIGPPVGDADWKSAIRHRILSARRVLLRHPWASRVIESRTSPTPGVLDYLNSIIGVFRAGGLSADLTHHAMHALGGRVWGFTQELFPAPPVPAPADAHPQAPAAMLGEMATRYPHIVEIVLARQHDSGSVVGQGCDDQFEFEFALDLLLDGFERLHRQGWTSAERC